One Pullulanibacillus sp. KACC 23026 DNA segment encodes these proteins:
- a CDS encoding UvrD-helicase domain-containing protein: MSKSIVDQRERDLIKSCLNTNMLVEAGAGSGKTTSLVERMVNLIRTGTCQIDQMVAITFTKKAADELKIRFQTGLEANWLNAEKHEERLRLGVAMQNMDQCFLGMIHAFCSRLLRERPIEAGLDLAFSELEEEEDNELLEEGWQLFLHTLHEEQPERMNEMSELAVPIDSLFESVKEMRQYPDVNFYTEEVEKPDLELAYHEWMNVLKEARLSIPEEEPQGGYDPLQKLIRDAIRKNSHLQTYSDKAAVEIFESFNKKLSITQKKWTTKEDAKYYKEKISVQVESVIQPLLLSWKEYCHSKIIAVIQDALSYYEQLKKERSLLNFQDLLMKTAQLLKENAEVRRYFQQKYSCLLVDEFQDTDPIQAEIMFFLTSQQANEQDWTKCVPKPGSLFVVGDPKQAIYRFRRADMDTYNRVKALIEANGGWILHLTMNFRSVNMVTEALNSVFEKQFPHEESSFQAAYRPLIAYKESQDEAEPAIGCLTVPADYSNKEQVLEADAEQIARYITDRIQNGARANDFMILTRYTEGNVTYAEKLEQLGIPVSVIGNAVIGEMRLFQEMLLLLTTFVDSTDEVAFTATVRGPFFGMSDQDLYDWKEAGGRFSLYSAVPDGLTTVIQLKWKGVLDKLVTYDKWTRQYSPTVAIEKIFEDVGFYPLLMKHQLGKRAYKALLQLIEQLSRQEQNGHTAFKDAVTFLTNLIHEKTVVANLEGEEDTVRVMNVHQAKGLEAPVVFLAHPKKKVNMKDRVSYHIKREGQTSTGYFAFSSKTSSFSSRLLACPPNWEALKQEELTYQLEEEKRIVYVAATRAERQLVISSSAKSNDNNPWHNLLSIEGIEEISVPDEVATQENQPYLLTFSDYQAKLSQRLDWLLESREKTYDTWSPTEDKDFSKVVDLDREAGGGLAWGTIIHAIFEKVVKGEPIAQLAKNLLKANGLEETRYDEIVDMVNLFRQSEIWQELQAADKVLTEVPITFMLDPADRLYAHIQEGQKSDHFIIVKGVIDLAYKINNAWHLVDYKTDRVKNEAIPLLRDFYKSQVEFYRSAWEELTGETVETARLFFCWNSDALQDRIQRV; the protein is encoded by the coding sequence ATGAGTAAATCAATTGTGGATCAAAGAGAACGGGATTTAATCAAAAGCTGCTTGAATACGAACATGCTCGTTGAAGCGGGAGCAGGCTCCGGAAAAACGACGAGTCTAGTAGAGCGCATGGTGAATTTGATCCGAACCGGCACCTGTCAAATTGATCAGATGGTCGCCATAACTTTTACAAAAAAAGCTGCCGATGAGCTAAAAATTCGTTTTCAGACGGGGCTTGAAGCCAATTGGCTGAACGCTGAAAAACATGAAGAACGGCTTCGTTTAGGTGTGGCCATGCAGAATATGGATCAATGCTTCCTAGGGATGATACATGCTTTTTGTTCACGCCTTCTTAGAGAACGCCCGATTGAAGCGGGACTCGATCTTGCCTTTTCAGAACTTGAGGAGGAAGAGGATAACGAACTATTGGAAGAGGGATGGCAACTCTTTCTTCATACCCTTCATGAAGAACAGCCTGAACGAATGAATGAGATGAGTGAATTAGCCGTTCCGATTGACTCTTTATTTGAAAGTGTCAAAGAAATGAGGCAATACCCGGATGTCAACTTTTACACTGAAGAGGTAGAAAAGCCTGATCTTGAGCTCGCCTATCATGAATGGATGAATGTTTTAAAGGAAGCGCGCCTATCCATACCAGAGGAAGAACCTCAAGGCGGCTACGATCCTCTTCAGAAGCTTATCCGTGATGCCATTCGGAAAAATAGCCATTTGCAAACCTACTCAGACAAGGCAGCGGTTGAGATTTTTGAAAGCTTTAACAAGAAATTGTCTATAACCCAGAAAAAATGGACAACCAAAGAGGATGCAAAGTATTATAAGGAGAAAATTTCTGTTCAAGTTGAATCCGTAATACAGCCTCTTCTGCTCTCGTGGAAGGAATATTGCCATTCCAAGATTATCGCAGTCATTCAGGACGCCCTGAGTTATTATGAGCAATTAAAGAAGGAACGCTCTCTGTTAAACTTTCAAGATTTATTGATGAAAACAGCCCAGCTTCTAAAAGAAAATGCAGAAGTTCGGCGTTATTTCCAGCAAAAATACAGTTGCTTGCTGGTCGATGAATTTCAAGATACAGACCCGATTCAAGCCGAAATCATGTTTTTCTTGACGAGCCAGCAAGCAAATGAACAGGATTGGACAAAATGTGTCCCAAAACCAGGCTCGCTTTTTGTCGTCGGAGATCCGAAGCAAGCGATCTATCGATTTCGCCGGGCAGATATGGATACTTATAATCGCGTAAAAGCGTTAATAGAAGCCAATGGCGGGTGGATTCTGCATCTCACTATGAACTTCCGATCGGTAAATATGGTGACAGAGGCGTTAAATAGTGTGTTTGAGAAGCAATTTCCGCACGAAGAATCAAGTTTCCAAGCAGCTTACCGGCCTCTCATTGCTTATAAGGAAAGTCAAGATGAAGCGGAGCCAGCGATCGGTTGTTTGACGGTTCCGGCGGATTATTCGAATAAAGAGCAGGTGCTTGAGGCCGATGCTGAGCAGATTGCTCGTTATATCACAGACCGGATTCAAAACGGAGCTAGAGCCAATGACTTCATGATTTTAACCCGTTATACGGAAGGAAATGTGACCTATGCAGAAAAATTGGAGCAGCTCGGGATCCCTGTGAGTGTCATTGGGAACGCTGTGATCGGTGAAATGCGTTTATTTCAGGAAATGCTTCTTTTACTAACGACATTTGTGGATTCAACGGATGAAGTCGCCTTTACTGCAACCGTTCGCGGGCCCTTCTTTGGTATGAGTGACCAAGACCTTTATGATTGGAAGGAAGCGGGCGGCAGGTTTTCGCTTTATAGTGCCGTTCCTGATGGGTTGACTACAGTCATCCAATTAAAATGGAAGGGTGTTTTGGATAAGCTTGTAACTTATGACAAGTGGACCCGGCAATATTCACCAACTGTTGCCATTGAAAAAATCTTTGAGGACGTGGGATTTTACCCGCTTTTGATGAAGCATCAGCTTGGAAAAAGGGCGTATAAAGCGCTCCTTCAGCTTATTGAACAGCTTAGCCGGCAAGAGCAAAATGGCCACACCGCTTTCAAGGACGCCGTGACTTTTTTAACTAACTTGATCCATGAAAAAACGGTTGTAGCGAACTTGGAAGGGGAGGAGGATACCGTTCGTGTGATGAACGTTCATCAGGCTAAAGGATTAGAGGCACCCGTCGTATTCCTTGCTCATCCTAAGAAAAAGGTCAATATGAAAGATCGTGTCTCTTACCATATTAAACGCGAAGGTCAAACCTCGACGGGCTATTTTGCTTTTAGCAGTAAAACAAGTTCGTTCTCTTCCCGATTATTGGCCTGCCCTCCAAATTGGGAAGCCTTAAAACAAGAAGAGCTAACCTACCAGCTAGAGGAAGAAAAGCGGATTGTGTATGTCGCTGCCACCCGTGCAGAAAGGCAACTGGTCATCAGTTCAAGCGCTAAATCCAATGATAACAATCCGTGGCATAATCTCTTGTCCATTGAAGGAATCGAGGAGATCAGTGTACCGGATGAGGTCGCCACTCAGGAAAATCAGCCCTATCTGCTCACTTTTTCAGACTACCAGGCAAAGCTCTCTCAGCGATTGGATTGGCTTCTGGAAAGTCGAGAAAAAACCTATGATACATGGAGCCCAACGGAAGATAAGGATTTTAGTAAGGTAGTGGATCTTGATAGAGAAGCAGGAGGAGGCCTCGCATGGGGAACGATCATTCATGCCATTTTTGAAAAAGTGGTGAAGGGTGAACCGATTGCTCAGTTGGCAAAAAATTTATTAAAAGCAAACGGACTTGAAGAAACGCGATATGACGAAATCGTGGACATGGTTAACCTCTTTAGGCAGTCCGAAATATGGCAAGAGCTCCAAGCTGCAGATAAAGTGCTCACAGAGGTCCCTATTACGTTCATGCTCGACCCTGCCGACCGTCTTTACGCACACATTCAGGAGGGGCAAAAATCAGACCACTTTATTATCGTCAAAGGGGTTATTGATCTCGCTTATAAAATCAACAATGCCTGGCATCTGGTCGATTACAAAACCGATCGTGTCAAAAACGAGGCAATCCCGCTCCTTCGTGATTTCTATAAAAGCCAAGTCGAGTTCTACCGGTCTGCCTGGGAAGAACTCACAGGCGAGACCGTCGAAACAGCCAGACTCTTCTTCTGCTGGAATAGCGACGCCCTCCAAGACCGGATACAGAGGGTGTAA
- a CDS encoding PD-(D/E)XK nuclease family protein, whose amino-acid sequence MLPYVKRLRSICEAHPLEEKILIVDAFASGEQILQAYLEEGYHTIHLKPMTVYEAARNIIMEKALEWVEPIEPSVGIQLVYQLLNSLKEKGDLIYFNEMKVTPSFSQAIYQTLETLRLAGFTSKTLDSKTFISVEKGEDLLQLLSAYEELLAAYQLKDEADLYRAAIQAARPRETGAIVILLSNLSFTNLEKQFLDKWLPKNVYKLPLAPVYGLQAPQSDMEWGEPTPFSYLYQLEQVTEKPKLTMFTAQSEEAELKQVLNTIKSASARLDDCVIYYTNPDPYLTTAHLLAEKLTIPITFGEGLPITFSRPGRLVMGFLQWVKDHYSVQRLIDLLGEGVLQLGEGAPTKAMTSRLLRDARIGWGKERYAAQLEKLAQRLAKDIEETEQNVEKRDYLEMRLGQVQWLKTWFQHLFKQLPDSDQDIRYQGMLEGIQYLLKNHAKTASATDEEAKSALLEKIKLVMPIANDVLQPFDAYEKVHDLLLEIRIQSSRPKPGHLHMTSFKNGVYQTRSHVFIVGLDQRKFPGQSIVDPLLLEQERVQLGHQIRLLGEKAKDNLYTMVQMLAHTAGPVSLSYCHFSLQENREVNPSHLFLQSYRLMSGHHQAEYKALQTLPTVQEGWEPLEVKDYWNELLLKNEPCDLDDNMLTEHRHLVYGLEAEAARQEEGLTAYDGLVEVDLNRYDPTVNAALHMSANRLQTLAQCPYSYFLTEVLNVRPIEDIAYNPNVWLDVLSRGSLLHSIFETFYKTIKDRHEKPTLTAHEALIIKIAHDKIAEQKEMAPPPNERVFEREVEDVIHCCLIFLKEEEIHGERYEALHFEYPFGINGIEPAVVTLPSGHSIRVSGIVDRVDQSADGHYHIIDYKTGKTTMYSGNGYFRGGRQLQHFIYALAIEQHLQLEEGAVKASSYYFPSTKGKGERYVRWQNETTRTNGMDILERLIETISTGTFTMTDDEKDCKYCEFKAVCRRHTYTKEILDNKQSAATVQVFKGIRAYE is encoded by the coding sequence GTGTTACCTTATGTAAAGAGGTTAAGAAGCATTTGTGAGGCGCATCCTTTAGAAGAAAAAATTCTAATCGTGGATGCTTTTGCTAGCGGTGAGCAAATTTTGCAGGCTTATTTAGAGGAAGGCTATCATACCATTCATCTAAAACCGATGACCGTGTATGAGGCGGCGCGCAACATTATCATGGAAAAGGCTCTTGAGTGGGTTGAGCCTATTGAGCCAAGCGTTGGCATTCAACTTGTCTATCAGCTTTTAAATTCGTTAAAGGAAAAAGGTGATTTAATCTACTTTAACGAGATGAAGGTCACGCCATCCTTCAGTCAGGCGATCTATCAAACTCTGGAGACTCTAAGGCTAGCTGGATTTACGAGTAAAACACTTGATTCAAAAACTTTTATATCAGTGGAAAAAGGAGAAGATCTGCTGCAGCTACTTTCGGCTTATGAAGAGCTTCTTGCAGCCTATCAATTAAAAGATGAGGCTGACTTATATAGAGCGGCGATACAAGCCGCCCGGCCAAGGGAGACCGGGGCGATTGTCATCCTGCTGTCCAATCTTTCTTTTACCAATCTTGAAAAGCAGTTTCTAGACAAATGGCTGCCCAAAAACGTGTATAAACTCCCGCTCGCACCCGTGTATGGCCTCCAAGCCCCTCAGTCTGACATGGAATGGGGGGAGCCGACTCCGTTTAGTTATTTGTATCAATTAGAACAAGTGACGGAAAAACCAAAGCTGACCATGTTTACAGCCCAATCAGAGGAAGCTGAGCTTAAGCAGGTTCTAAACACGATAAAATCAGCTTCTGCACGACTCGATGATTGCGTGATCTACTATACGAATCCCGATCCTTATCTGACAACCGCACATCTTTTAGCGGAGAAGTTAACGATCCCGATCACGTTTGGTGAAGGATTGCCGATTACCTTTAGCCGGCCAGGAAGACTCGTTATGGGGTTTCTCCAATGGGTGAAGGACCATTACAGCGTCCAACGCTTGATTGACTTGCTGGGAGAAGGGGTGCTGCAGCTTGGCGAAGGCGCGCCAACAAAGGCGATGACCTCAAGACTTCTTCGCGATGCAAGGATTGGCTGGGGAAAGGAGCGCTATGCAGCCCAGCTTGAAAAATTAGCCCAGAGATTAGCTAAAGACATTGAGGAAACAGAACAAAACGTTGAGAAACGTGACTACCTTGAAATGAGATTAGGACAAGTACAATGGCTGAAGACGTGGTTTCAACATCTCTTTAAGCAGCTCCCTGATTCCGATCAAGACATCCGTTATCAAGGCATGTTGGAAGGCATTCAATATCTACTAAAGAATCATGCGAAAACGGCGTCAGCCACAGATGAGGAGGCCAAATCGGCTCTATTAGAGAAAATCAAATTAGTTATGCCCATTGCGAATGACGTTTTACAGCCTTTTGATGCCTATGAAAAAGTACATGATCTGTTGCTTGAGATTCGCATTCAGAGTTCACGTCCAAAGCCTGGGCATCTTCACATGACGTCTTTTAAAAATGGGGTGTATCAAACACGCAGTCATGTGTTCATTGTGGGACTGGATCAACGAAAATTTCCTGGGCAATCCATTGTAGACCCGCTGCTTCTTGAACAGGAAAGAGTGCAGTTGGGGCACCAAATAAGGCTACTTGGAGAGAAAGCGAAAGACAACTTATATACAATGGTCCAGATGCTCGCTCATACGGCTGGCCCGGTTTCATTGAGCTACTGCCATTTCTCTCTCCAGGAAAATCGAGAGGTCAATCCGTCCCATCTTTTTTTACAAAGTTATCGATTAATGTCTGGTCACCATCAAGCGGAATATAAGGCCCTTCAAACACTCCCAACCGTCCAAGAAGGTTGGGAACCGCTGGAAGTCAAGGATTATTGGAATGAACTTTTACTCAAAAATGAGCCATGTGATCTGGATGATAACATGTTGACCGAGCACCGTCATTTGGTTTATGGATTAGAAGCTGAAGCGGCTAGGCAAGAGGAGGGGCTAACGGCTTACGATGGGTTGGTAGAAGTCGATCTGAATCGCTATGATCCAACCGTAAACGCGGCCCTCCATATGTCCGCGAACCGGCTTCAGACGCTTGCCCAATGCCCCTATTCTTACTTTCTGACAGAGGTATTGAACGTTCGACCGATTGAGGACATCGCCTACAACCCAAATGTTTGGTTAGATGTCTTGTCACGAGGAAGTCTTCTCCATAGCATTTTTGAAACATTTTATAAAACCATTAAGGACCGCCATGAAAAACCGACGCTTACGGCACATGAGGCACTGATTATAAAAATTGCCCATGACAAGATTGCAGAGCAAAAAGAGATGGCTCCGCCGCCTAATGAGCGGGTGTTTGAGCGGGAGGTTGAGGACGTCATCCACTGCTGTCTCATTTTCCTGAAAGAGGAAGAGATTCATGGTGAGCGCTATGAAGCCCTGCATTTTGAATACCCATTTGGAATCAATGGCATTGAGCCTGCCGTTGTCACATTGCCGTCCGGTCATTCCATTCGGGTGTCCGGTATTGTCGACCGGGTCGACCAATCCGCAGATGGACATTATCACATTATTGATTACAAAACGGGTAAAACGACGATGTATAGCGGAAACGGCTATTTCAGAGGCGGACGCCAGCTGCAGCATTTTATCTATGCACTGGCGATTGAACAGCATCTGCAGCTAGAAGAGGGGGCCGTTAAAGCGAGCTCGTATTACTTTCCTTCTACAAAAGGGAAGGGAGAGCGCTATGTCCGATGGCAGAATGAAACGACGCGAACAAATGGGATGGACATTCTAGAGAGACTCATTGAGACCATAAGCACGGGAACATTTACGATGACGGATGACGAAAAGGATTGTAAGTATTGTGAGTTTAAAGCCGTCTGCAGGCGCCATACTTATACGAAAGAGATCTTGGACAATAAGCAATCCGCTGCCACTGTTCAAGTTTTTAAGGGGATTAGAGCCTATGAGTAA
- the xylB gene encoding xylulokinase, translating into MRYVIGIDLGTSSVKALLVSQAGDVVDEASKSYPLNQPQSGYSEQNPEDWVTETLAAVSTLVKSSGVSPTDIEGISFSGQMHGLVLLDEAGAVIRPAILWNDTRTTEECRFIEQQLGDELIQITKNPALEGFTLPKILWVKKHEPENYEKATTFVLPKDYLRYRLTGALHMELSDAAGTLMLDVAAKNWSQTVLEKVGVSAKLCPPLIESHECVGTLLPEMAEQASLTPDTKVFGGGADNACGALGAGVLSEGKTMCSIGTSGVVLSYEATGTQDFNGKVHYFNHAAPGSFYAMGVTLSAGDSFSWFKNVFAKDEPFEKLVADAEQAGVGSGGLLFTPYLVGERTPHADADIRASFIGVDRSHSKKHFVRAVLEGITFSLKESVQIFRENGKDIPSLISIGGGAKSDFWLQLQADIFNATIYKLENEQGPGLGAAMLAAYGCGWYSDLETCSEAFTKIAGTYEPNPENAAAYEKLFAIYRSVYTATKDLNVRLKDFR; encoded by the coding sequence ATGCGTTATGTGATTGGAATTGACCTTGGTACAAGCTCAGTTAAAGCGCTTTTGGTCTCCCAAGCAGGGGATGTTGTGGACGAGGCGTCAAAAAGCTATCCACTCAATCAGCCTCAATCAGGTTATAGTGAACAAAACCCTGAAGATTGGGTGACAGAAACGCTTGCTGCAGTCTCAACCTTAGTAAAGTCATCTGGTGTTTCACCAACTGATATTGAGGGCATCAGTTTTTCAGGACAAATGCACGGTCTGGTTCTCCTTGATGAAGCGGGAGCCGTCATTCGTCCTGCCATCCTTTGGAATGATACACGTACAACAGAAGAGTGCCGTTTTATCGAACAACAGTTGGGTGATGAGTTGATCCAAATTACGAAAAATCCGGCATTAGAAGGCTTTACTCTACCAAAAATTTTATGGGTTAAGAAGCATGAACCAGAGAACTATGAAAAAGCAACAACCTTTGTTTTGCCAAAGGATTATCTCCGCTATCGATTGACCGGCGCCCTTCATATGGAGCTCTCGGACGCTGCGGGCACGTTGATGTTAGATGTAGCAGCAAAAAACTGGAGTCAAACCGTTTTAGAAAAAGTTGGTGTCAGTGCCAAGCTTTGCCCACCGCTGATCGAGTCGCATGAATGTGTGGGAACCCTATTGCCGGAAATGGCAGAGCAAGCTTCTTTAACTCCAGATACAAAAGTATTTGGCGGTGGAGCTGATAACGCGTGCGGGGCCCTCGGTGCTGGCGTGTTGTCTGAAGGGAAAACCATGTGCAGCATTGGAACTTCCGGCGTTGTTCTTTCCTATGAAGCAACCGGAACACAGGACTTTAATGGAAAAGTCCATTATTTTAACCACGCTGCTCCAGGCAGCTTTTATGCGATGGGTGTTACCCTTTCGGCAGGTGACAGCTTTAGCTGGTTTAAAAATGTGTTTGCAAAAGATGAGCCGTTTGAAAAACTCGTGGCTGATGCCGAACAAGCAGGAGTCGGAAGCGGCGGTCTCTTATTTACGCCTTACTTAGTAGGGGAGAGAACACCGCATGCAGATGCAGATATTCGGGCAAGCTTTATCGGCGTTGACCGGTCCCATTCTAAAAAACATTTTGTCAGAGCCGTTCTTGAAGGCATTACTTTTTCACTAAAGGAATCCGTTCAAATTTTTAGAGAAAATGGAAAAGACATTCCGTCCCTTATCTCGATCGGCGGCGGTGCCAAAAGTGATTTCTGGCTCCAGCTTCAAGCGGACATCTTCAACGCGACTATCTACAAACTGGAAAACGAGCAAGGTCCCGGCCTCGGAGCAGCCATGCTTGCGGCCTATGGTTGCGGTTGGTATTCTGACCTTGAAACATGCAGCGAAGCCTTCACCAAAATCGCAGGCACCTATGAACCAAACCCAGAAAACGCAGCCGCCTATGAAAAACTATTTGCCATCTATCGATCCGTCTATACCGCAACAAAAGACCTAAATGTCCGACTAAAAGACTTTAGATAA
- the xylA gene encoding xylose isomerase: MVYFSDVNKITFEGKASTNPLAFKYYNPTQKIGDKTMEEHLRFAVAYWHTFTANGTDPFGTPTMFRSWDRLKGMDLAKARLEAAFEFFEKLDVPYFCFHDVDISPEGDTLRETNKNLDEIIGLTKEYMKTSKVKLLWNTANMFSHPRFLHGAATSSNADVFAYSAAKVKKGLEVAKELGAENYVFWGGREGYETLLNTDMGLELDNLGRFMHMAVDYAKEIGFDGQFLIEPKPKEPTTHQYDTDVATGLAFLHKYGLTEHFKFNIEANHATLAGHTFQHELHTARINGMLGSVDANQGDPLLGWDTDEFPTDLYSTTLAMYEILKNGGLGKGGLNFDAKVRRPSFEDADLFYAHIAGMDAFARGLQVAHKLLEDGVLENFIDDRYSSFKEGIGADIVSGKADFHSLEAYALENDQITNKSGRTELLKATLNQYLIEA; encoded by the coding sequence ATGGTTTATTTTTCCGATGTTAACAAAATTACTTTTGAAGGCAAAGCCTCAACGAATCCACTCGCCTTTAAATATTATAATCCAACTCAAAAAATTGGCGATAAAACAATGGAAGAGCATCTTCGCTTTGCAGTGGCTTACTGGCATACGTTTACTGCCAACGGGACTGATCCATTTGGTACACCAACGATGTTCCGTTCATGGGATCGATTAAAAGGAATGGATCTTGCTAAAGCTCGTCTTGAAGCAGCATTTGAATTCTTTGAAAAGCTTGATGTGCCTTACTTCTGCTTCCACGATGTGGATATTTCCCCAGAAGGAGATACATTAAGAGAAACGAACAAAAACCTAGATGAAATCATTGGTCTAACAAAAGAATATATGAAAACAAGCAAAGTGAAGCTTCTTTGGAACACAGCTAACATGTTCAGTCATCCTCGCTTCCTTCATGGTGCTGCAACTTCAAGCAATGCAGATGTATTCGCTTATTCAGCAGCAAAGGTTAAAAAGGGACTTGAAGTCGCTAAAGAACTAGGCGCAGAAAACTATGTATTCTGGGGCGGCCGTGAAGGTTATGAAACGCTCTTAAATACGGATATGGGTCTTGAACTTGATAACCTTGGACGTTTCATGCACATGGCAGTGGATTATGCGAAGGAAATTGGTTTTGATGGCCAATTCTTGATCGAGCCTAAGCCAAAAGAACCAACGACTCACCAATACGATACAGATGTAGCCACTGGCCTTGCCTTCTTGCATAAATACGGACTTACTGAACATTTCAAATTCAACATTGAAGCAAACCATGCTACACTTGCCGGACATACGTTCCAGCATGAACTTCATACCGCTCGTATTAACGGCATGCTTGGTTCCGTCGATGCCAACCAAGGCGATCCATTGCTTGGATGGGATACTGATGAGTTCCCAACGGACCTTTATTCCACAACACTTGCTATGTATGAAATTCTTAAAAATGGCGGTTTAGGAAAAGGCGGATTAAACTTTGATGCGAAAGTTCGTCGTCCATCATTTGAAGATGCTGATTTGTTCTACGCTCACATCGCCGGAATGGATGCTTTTGCTCGCGGCTTACAAGTGGCTCACAAGCTTCTTGAAGACGGCGTCCTTGAAAACTTTATCGACGATCGCTACAGCAGCTTTAAAGAAGGCATTGGCGCTGACATCGTATCTGGTAAAGCCGATTTCCATTCTCTCGAAGCCTATGCTCTTGAAAACGACCAAATCACTAACAAATCTGGCCGTACCGAACTCTTAAAAGCAACACTCAATCAATACCTAATCGAAGCATAA
- a CDS encoding ROK family transcriptional regulator, producing MKTGNLQFVKQMNKAIVFNRISELEPLSRADIAQNTGLNKGTVSSLVSELLEDSLVYESGPGESSGGRRPVLLHFNRRAGFSIGIDIGVNYLLGVVSDLVGTIYKKEIISHEHTDFESIAALLRGMIGELIQSAPESPYGIIGIGIGVPGVVTNSSEVLITPNLGWERMDLKKAVEQWFNIPVIIENEANAGAYGEMLYGAGKNVNDLIYLSAGIGIGTGIIIDGNLYRGTSGFSGEMGHITIDMNGRKCSCGNYGCLELYASENALLSEAKNGLSTLNASELKDLTFEALIEQAEQHNPEVRSLFDKIGTFLGIGIVSIINSFNPRKIIIGNRLAQASQWLEPSIQRLVKERALSHNEDNVDICFSELSSLSSALGASAFVNESFIEGLFKTE from the coding sequence ATGAAAACTGGTAATCTACAATTTGTTAAACAAATGAACAAAGCGATCGTTTTTAATCGCATTTCAGAATTAGAGCCTCTTTCAAGAGCAGACATTGCCCAAAACACCGGACTCAATAAGGGAACGGTTTCCTCATTGGTCAGTGAGCTTTTGGAGGATTCCCTCGTTTATGAAAGCGGCCCAGGAGAGTCCAGTGGCGGTAGACGGCCGGTTCTTCTTCATTTTAACCGGCGTGCTGGTTTTTCCATCGGGATTGATATTGGCGTCAACTATTTATTAGGGGTCGTCTCTGATTTAGTCGGAACCATTTATAAAAAAGAAATCATCTCTCACGAACACACTGATTTTGAATCCATTGCGGCACTGCTGCGCGGCATGATTGGTGAACTTATTCAAAGCGCACCTGAAAGCCCTTACGGAATTATTGGCATTGGGATCGGCGTGCCTGGGGTCGTAACGAATAGCAGTGAGGTCCTGATCACGCCTAACCTCGGTTGGGAGCGGATGGACCTGAAAAAGGCGGTTGAACAGTGGTTTAACATTCCTGTCATTATTGAAAACGAAGCGAACGCTGGGGCTTATGGTGAAATGCTTTACGGGGCAGGGAAGAATGTGAATGACCTTATCTATCTCAGTGCTGGGATCGGGATAGGGACAGGCATTATCATCGACGGTAATCTTTACCGCGGGACTTCCGGATTTTCAGGTGAAATGGGCCATATCACGATTGATATGAATGGCAGGAAATGCAGCTGCGGCAATTACGGTTGCCTAGAGCTCTATGCTTCAGAAAATGCCTTATTATCAGAAGCGAAAAACGGATTAAGCACACTCAATGCTTCTGAGTTAAAAGATCTGACGTTTGAAGCCCTCATTGAGCAAGCCGAGCAACATAATCCAGAAGTCCGGTCACTTTTTGACAAAATCGGAACCTTTCTAGGAATTGGTATTGTTAGCATTATTAATAGTTTTAACCCTAGGAAGATCATCATTGGAAACCGGCTAGCTCAAGCAAGTCAATGGCTCGAACCTTCTATCCAAAGACTTGTAAAAGAACGCGCCCTTTCCCACAACGAAGACAATGTGGATATTTGCTTCTCGGAGCTTTCCTCTCTGTCTTCTGCACTCGGAGCTTCCGCCTTTGTGAATGAATCTTTTATTGAGGGTTTGTTTAAGACGGAATAA